GCACCGCCGCCCGACCGCGCTCGGGACGGAGGTGGCGGAGGCGGTGCTGCGTGCCCGCAAGGAACTCGCCGACGAAGGGCTCGACAACGGGCCGATCTCGATCCGCTGGCGGCTGGAAGCCCAGGGCGCCGCTGCGGTGCCGTCGCAGTCGGCGGTCTACCGGATCCTGCGCGCCCACGGGCAGATCGTCCCGCAGCCGCGCAAGAAACCCCGGACGCGGCGCCGGTTCGAATACGCCGACCCCAACGGCTGCTGGCAGATCGACGGCATGGAGCACCACCTGGCCGACGGGACGAAGGTCTGCATCATCCAGATCCTCGACGACCACTCCCGCCTCGACGTCGGCGCCTACGCGGCGACCGGCGAGACCACCGCCGCCACCTGGGCCGCCCTGCAACACGCCTTCGCCGGACACGGCCTGCCCGTGGCGCTGCTGTCGGACAACGGGCTCGCCTTCTCGGGCAAACACCGCGGCCGCATGGTCGAACTCGAACGCCGCCTCGCCGCCCTCGGGATCACCGCGATCGCCGCCGCCCCGCACCACCCGCAAACCTGCGGCAAGAACGAACGCAGCCATCAGACCCTGCAGAAATGGCTCGCCGCCCGACCGGCCGCCGGCACACTCGCCCAGCTGCAGGAACTGCTCGACGAATACCGGACGATCTACAACCACCGCCGCCACCAAAGCCTCAACGGCGACACGCCCCGGCAGCGCTACGACGCCCGGCCCAAAGCCGTCCCCGCCACCGGGCCGCGCCGGCCCAGCGGCCTCGCCACCCGGCCCGTCTCGGCCACCGGCGTCATCGCGTTCTCCGGATGCTCCATCGTCCTGGGACGCCGATGGGCCGGACACACCGCCAGCGTCTACTGGCAAGGCGACCGCGTCACCGTCATGATCAACGACACGATCGCCCGCCAGCTCACCCTGGACCGATCAGTACGCTACCAACGCCTCGCCAACCAAAAACTGCCCACAAAGTCCTGAAACACATCTGTTCACGAAGTCCTGAAACATGGCAGCCGGTTAGAACCGGCACAGGCACTCACGAGCCCTTGGTTCCGCGTCTCGCAACCGCCGGACTAGTTCCCGTCCCGCAAGATCTCCAGCGCACTCGCCAGATCGTCCGGATACTCCGCCTCGAACTCCACCCACCGGCCGTCCGCGGGGTGGGCGAAGCCGAGCGTCCGCGCGTGCAGCCACTGCCGCGTCAGGCCGAGCTTCCGCGCCAGCACCGGGTCCGCTCCGTAGGTCAGGTCGCCCGCGCACGGGTGGCGCAGCGCGGAGAAGTGCACGCGGATCTGGTGGGTCCGCCCGGTTTCCAGCTTCACGTGCGCCAGCGACGCCGCCCGGAACGCCTCGACTACCTCGTAGTGCGTGACGCTCGGCCGCCCGCCCGCGACGACCGCGAATTTGTAGTCGTGCCGCGGGTGGCGGTCGATCGGGGCGTCGATGGTGCCGCGCGTCGGGTCGGGGTGGCCTTGCACCACAGCGTGGTAGCCCTTGTCGACGGTCCGTTCCTTGAACGCCCGCTTCAGCACGGTGTACGCGTGCTCGCTCTTCGCCACCACCATCACCCCGGTGGTGCCCGCGTCGAGGCGGTGCACGACGCCCTGTCGTTCGGCCGCTCCGGAGGTCGAGATGCGCAGCCCGGCCGCGGCGAGGCCGCCGACGACCGTCGGGCCGGTCCAGCCGGGGCTGGGGTGCACGGCGACGCCGACCGGTTTCGAAATCACCACGATGTCGTCGTCATCGTGCAGGATCTTCATGCCGTCGACCGGCTCCGCGACGATTTCCGCCGGACGTTCCGGTTCCGGCAACGTCACCTCGAGCAGCCCGCCGGCGGCGAGACGGTCCGATTTGCCCGCCGGGCGGCCGTCGAGGAGGACGTCGCCCGCCGCGGCGAGGTCCGCGACCGCGGTGCGGGACAGGCCGAGCAGTTTGGCGAGTCCGGCGTCGACGCGCATTCCGTCGAGCCCGTCGGGGACGGGCAGCATGCGCGCGCTCACTCGGAGTCCTTCTTCTTGCCGCGGGTGGAGGTGCCGTCGTAGTCCTTGCCGAGCAGGGACAGCAGCACGATCAGCGCGCCGCCGACGCAGATCGCGGAATCGGCGATGTTGAAGATCGCGAAACCCTGCCCGTTGGGCACGAACGCGGAGATGAAGTCCACGACGTGCCCGCGCAGCGGTCCGGGCTCGCGGAAGAACCGGTCGGTCAGGTTGCCGAGCGCGCCGGCGAGGACCAGCCCGAGGCCGATCGCCCAGCCGACCGAGCGCAGCCTGCGCGAGATCCACACGATCGCGATCACGACGCCGATCGCGACCAGCGCGAGCACCCACGTCATGCCGGTCGCCATCGAGAACGCGGCGCCCGGGTTGCGCGTGACCTGCAGGTAGATCAGCCCGCCGAGGATCGGCTTGGGCTCCTTGCCCTCGAGGTTCGCGACGACGAGGTTCTTCGTGATCAGGTCGATCGCCCACAGCAGCGCGGCGACCGCGAACACCGCCCAGACCCGCCGCTTGGGCAGCGGCGCGTCTCCCCCGGCAGCCTCCTGCTCAGGCGGTTCGGCAGACGGCTCGACCTCGGATTCGGACGGCGAAGGATCGGTGCTCACCCCCCTATTGTCCACAACCTCGACCGAGCAGGTCACAGCGGCAGTCCCCGGCCCTAATCCGGTCGCCCGGCGCTCGCTGCTTCCGCCATCATCGCTGCCATGCCCGCCGAGATCCCCACCCCCGCCGTGGCGGCCGCGCGGATCGCCCTGGACCTCTCCCCCACCGACTGTCTCCCGCTCTGGGCAGCCCACTGGCTCGCCGACGGCGAGGACGGCGAGCATCTGCGCCATCTGGCGGGCCTGTCCCGCACGGAACCGCGAGAAATCCACGACGTCGAACGGGCCGCTCTAGCCGACTGCCGCGCGCCCATTCCCACCGCGACCGAGGCAGCCGAAGAAGCGTTCGCTCACCTGGCCCGAATGCTCCTCAACGGCCACCTCACCGAACGCGGCCTGCTGGACGACCTGCACACGATCATCGTCCGCACCGATTACTCCGACAGGGTCATCGAGCTGCCGCTGGCGCAAGCCTGGATGCTGGACGAAGAGTGGGGCCAAGGCTGGGGACGCACTGAAGAGCAAATCAAAGAGGTGATCCGCGCAGCCTGCAAGAACCAACTCGACCACGACGCGGGAGCGCGATAAACACTGCACCGTCAAGCGCAGAAACCGGGCAGCTCCCGAGTGTCCCCCACCGGCGCCCACCGGCCGTCCACCTTCGCGTACTCCCACCGGGCCCCGCGGGCCACGATCTGGCGCAGGGCCAGCACCAACCGGTCCACGTGTTCCTCGGTGCTCCCCAGACCGAGGCTGACCCGAACCGCCTGCTGGCCTTCGCTTCCGGCTTCTCGGATCAGCCTCCGGGCGGCCACGTGGGCGCAGAACGCGCCGTCCCGCACGCCGATTCCGTACTCCGCCGACAGCACCGCCGCCAGCCAGCCGGGTTCGAATCCGTCGACTACGAAACTCACCGTGCCGACCCGGTCCACCGGCGCGTCGAAGAACCGCAGCTCGGCGAATCCGGGCAGGCTCTCGAGGCCCTTGCGCAGCCGCTCCAGCAGCGCGGCCTCATGCGCACCAACCGCGTCCCAATGCGCCGCCAGCTGTTCGCAAGCCACTCCAAGCGCATACACGCCAACGGTATTCGGCGAACCGGCCTCGTGTCGTTCCTCACCGCTGTTCCACACGACGGCTTCCTCGGTCACCAGTTTCGTCGCGCCGCCACCAGCCAGGTACGGCTCAGCGGCCCGCAGCCAGTCGCTGCGGCCGATCAGCGCTCCCGCCCCAAACGGCGCGTACAGCTTGTGCCCGGACAGCGCGACGTAGTCGACATCCAGCTCCCGCAACGAAATTCGCCGATGCGGCGCGAGCTGAGCGGCGTCGAGCGCGACCCGGGCACCGTGTTTCCGGGCCACCGCGGCGATTTCCGCGACCGGCAGCAGCTCGCCGGTCACGTTGGACGCTCCGGCGACCACCACCAGCCGGGGCCCCTGCGGGCATTCCGCGAGGGCTTCGTCCACAACGGACACCGCGGCGAGCCGGGTTCGCGGCAGCTGCACGCGCCGGACGTTCGGACCCCGCCACGGCAGCAGCGCGGCGTGGTGCTCGCTGTCGAACACGACCACAGAAGTCTTGCGCGGCAACGCTTTCGCCAGCAGGTTGAACGCGTCAGTGGTGTTGCGGGTGAAGATCACCGAGTCGCCGCTGCGGGCGTCCACGAACCGGCGCAGCACGTCCCGGGTCCGCTCGTACAGCCGCGTCGAGACCTGCGAAGCGAAGCCCGCGCCGCGATGCACGCTGGCGTACCAGGGAAGGAACTCGTCGACCGCCGTGCGCACCGCGTCCAGACAGGGCGCGCTGGCCGCGTGGTCGAGGTTCGCGTAGCCGATGTCGCCGCCGGTGACCAGCGGGACCCGCAACGCGGCACCAGCGACAGCGGGAACAGCAGAAACAGTTTCCGTGGACCGGTCGAGTGCGAGAGTCATGACGGCGCCTCCTCGGCGTTCCGGGGGACCCCCGGCGAGGGGCCCGCGCTTGCCCGCCGCACTGCGCGACCGGCCTGGTCCTCACCCGGGGCACCCCACCGCGGTAGGAGGGTTGCCGGCCAGCAAGCCGGGGCTTCGCGCTGGCACTCATGACCTGGAACCGAAGATAGCGGACCACCCGCGGGCGAAACCAGCCCCGTCTCGTGATCTGAGACGGCAGTCACAGATACAGTCCACAAAGGACGGAAGAATCAGGCCCCGGATTCCCCGTGCCAGCGCGCGAGGCGGCCGGCGCGGTCCACGGCCCGGATGCGCCGTTCGGTCGCGTCGCGGTCGGCGGCGGTCGTGACCACCAGAAGCTGGTCCTCGACCTGCAAGCGGCTCGTTTTCTGCGGGGTGAAGCCCGTCCCGCCGCGCACCACGAGGCTGACCGTCGCGCCGGCGGGCAGCCGCAGCTCCGACAGGTACACGCCGTGCAGTTTCGACCCCTTCTGGATGCGCACCTGCAGCAGTTCCGCGCCGAGTTCGTCGAGCGGGGCGGAGTCGACCTCGATCTCGTGCGCTTGCGTCGCCTTCGCCAGCCCGAGGATCCGCGCGAGCGGGCTGAGCGTCGCGCCCTGCAGCAGGGTGAGCACGATGACGAGCACGAAAACCGCGTCCACGAGCCGTTGCGCGCCCGGCACGCCTTCGGACAGCGGGATCATCGCGAGCACGATCGGCACCGCGCCGCGCAGCCCGGCCCAGGACAGGAACGTCACTTCCCGCCACGGCAACCGGAACGGCAGCAGCGACAGGACGACCGAGAGCGGCCGCGCGAGCAGCAGCACCACCGCGCCCGCGACCAGGCCCGGGATGAGCGTTTCGAGCAGCCGGGTCGGCGACGCGAAGAGGCCGAGCAGCACGAACAGCCCGATCTGCGCGAGCCAGCCGAGCCCTTCGGCGAACGACAGGGTGTCCGAGCGGTGCGGCAGCTTGGAGTTGCCCAGCACCAGGCCGGCGACGTAGGTGGCGAGCAGCCCGGACGCGTGCGCCAGCTGTCCCGAGGAGTACGCGAGCACGCACACCGCGACCGTCGCGAGCGGGTACAGGCCGGTCGCCGGGAGCGCGGCCCGGCGCAATGCCTGCGCGCCCAGCCAGCCGAACGCGAGCCCGAGCGCGAGGCCGGTGAGCAGTTCGTAGACCACCAGCAGCGGCAGCGACCAGTCGATCGCCTCTCCGGACGCGAGCACGACGACCGCGATGTAGGCGGGCGCGTCGTTGATGCCGGATTCCAGTTCCAGCGAGCCGACGAGCCGTTTGCCGACCCCGGCCGTGCGCAGCACGGAGAACACCGCCGCGGCGTCGGTGGACGCCAGAACCGCGCCCCACAGCAGGGCCAGCCGCCAGTCGAGGCCGAGCAGCCAGTGCAAGGCCGCGCCGGTGACCGCGATGCTGATCACCACGGCCACTGTGGACAGCAGGATTCCGGGCCCCAGCGAGGGTTTCACCGCGGACCAGCGCGTGGTGAGCCCGCCCTCGGTGAGGATCAGGACGAGCGCGGCGAGCCCGAGGGACTGGGTGAGCGCCGGATTGTCGAAGCGGATGCCGAATCCGGCCTCGCCGAGCACGACGCCGATCCCGAGATACAGCAGCAGCGACGGGAATCCGAGCCGGATGGACACCCGCACGGCGACGACCGAGACGACCAGAACCAGCGCTCCGACGCCCAGCACCATGGGAAGCTCGTCCACCGCTCCGCCTCCCTCCCGGTCGCCCGCAGGCGTCCAGAATAGTGAGGCAGTGTCCGGTTCCCGAGCGCGCACCACCGGTGCGGGGGACCGCGCAGGTGTGTTACGAAGCCTCGGCGGCACTCACCGTCGCGAGATCGACACCGAGCGCGGCGAACGGACCCCGCGCGCCCGGCAGGACCCGGATCGCGCGCTGCTGGTCCCGCGTCAGCCATCCCGCTTCGACGGCCCGCTCCAGCACCGCCGCCGGGACCGCCCCGGCGAGATGCTCGCGCCGCTCTGTCCAATCCAGACAGTCGCGCAGCAACGGCCGCCGCGGCCGATCCGGCACCGCCACGCCGAGACCGGCCAGCACGTCGCGTCCGGCGTCGGTGAGTGCGAGCCCGTCCGACACGTCGATCAGGCCCCGTTCGACCATCCCGTCCCGCAAAGCGACCCCGAGCGTCCCGGCCAGATGGTCGTAACAACTGCGCGCGAACGACAACCGCTGCACCCGCAACGAAGTCCGCAGCCCGGACGGCCGTTTCAGTTCGGCGTGCTGCGCCAGATGCTCGATCAACTCCGCGACCCGCGGGTTCGCGAGCCGCACGTACGCGTGCCGCCCCTGCTTCACCCGGGCGACGAACCCGGCGTCGGCCAGCCGCGTGACGTGTTCGCTGGCCGTCGAGACCGCGATCCGCGCCGCGGCGGCCAGTTCGCCGACCGTCCAGGCACGGCCGTCCAGCAGGGCGAGGCACATGGTCGCGCGGCTCGGATCGGCGAGCACGGCGGCGACTTCGGCCAGTGCGACGGTTTCCATGTCCCTACGGTAGAGCGGGGACACTTCGGCCGCGGCCGAAACGAGCGCTACAGCGCGTCGAGGAACTTCGCGCCCAGTGACACGGCCGGTTTGGAGTCGTTGGCCCCTTCCAGGAACACCGCGAACGCCAGGTCGCCGCGGTAGCCGACGAACCAGCCGTGCGCTTCCGCGCCGGAGCCGAACTGCGCGGTGCCGGTCTTGCCGAACACCGAGCCGGAGCGTGCCAGGCCGGTCGCCGTGCCGCCGGTGACGACCTCGCGCATCATCCCGCGCAACGCCGACAGCACCGCGCCCGACGGCGGGTGGTAGCCGGTGTTGACCTTGGTGCCGTCCTCCCACAGCCGCGGCACGACCGCGCGCCCGGACGCCGCGGTCGCCGCCATCACCGCCGCCCCCATCGGGCTGACCTGCACCTTGCCCTGGCCGATGCCGTCCTCGACCTGCTCGTCGGGGCTCGCCGCCGGGTCGACGCGGCCCATCTCGGTGGACAGGCCCTCGATCGCGAAGTCGGCGTTGAGGCCGAACTGCGTGGCCGCCTTCGCGAGCCCGTCCGGGGGCAATTGCGACGCGAGCCGGCCGAACGTGGTGTTGCACGACTTCGCGAACGCCTGGTGCACGGTGGTCGTGCCGAGGTCGAAACCCTCGTTGGACAGCGTGCGGGTGCCGATCCGGTCGGTCAGCGGGCACGGCACCGTGGAATCCGGCGTGACGAGCCCGGCTTCCAGCGCCGCGGTCGCGGTGACGATCTTGAACGTCGACCCCGGCGCGTACTGGCCGCTGAACGCCGACGCCGCGTTGGTCACGTTGGCGTTCTGCGCCACCGCGAGCAAGTCCCCGGTGGACGGCTGGATGGCGACGAGGACCGCCTTGCCGCGGTACCCGTCGACTGCCGCCTGCGCGGCGTTCTGGGTCGCGACGCTGAGCCCGGTAGCGGCCGGTTTATGGTCGCCTTCGGGGTTTCCGAACAGCGTCTCCAGGCTCTTGCCCGTCGCGTCCACACGCTCGACCGCGAACGCTTGCGACGCTTGGCCGTGCCCGGTGAGCGCCGAACGGAGCAGCGGAAACACCTTGTCGTCAGCCGGTTTCAGCCCGCCGCTGCCGGAGACCACGAGCGGCTTGCCGTCGCGGTCGACCACCGCCGGGACGTCCGAGGAGGCGATCGCCAGCCGCTGCCCCGCTTCCAGCTTGGGGTGCAGCACCGCCGGGGCCCAGTGGACGCGCCACTTGCCCTGCGCCTGGACGAGACCGAGGCTGCCGGAGTACGTCCAGACGCGGCTGGGGCCGAGGTTCCAGGTGATCGTGTAGGCCGCAGTGGCCTTGTCGCCCTGTGCCGCGCCGACGTCGCCGAGCTTGGCGGTCAACTCCTTGGGCTGGAGCGACGACCACGCGTCCTGCAGCGCGGACGAGGCGTCCGCCGGAGCGTCGGTGGCCTTGCTGGCGGCGTCGGAGTCCTTCCCGGCGAAGGCGAGCAGGTACGCCCGGGCCGCCGACGCCGGGTCGCTGGGCTCCGCGGCCGCCGAAACCGTCTCCGTCCCTGGCGAGGCCGCCGTCGATCCCCCTCCGTTGAGCAGCACGACCGCCGCCACGACGATCGCGACCACGGCCAGCGCGCCCCCGATCAGCACGCCCTTCTTCCCGGCAGGACTCACCGTCGCCTCCCCCTCGCCCCACGCGGTCCGCCCGCGTCCCTGGCACAGCTTGCCCATCGCTGGACGGAACCGGGCGTTACCTCGGGGAATGCGACAGATTCGTGATCAACGCCGCGCCGTATAGGCCGTTATACAGATTGATCGGCTTCGCGGCGGGTGCGCTGCCAGCAGATCCCGGCCACGACCAGCACCGCGACGAGGACGCCCGAGCTGATCAGCTGGACCCGGGCGTCCGGGTCGCCGGTCATCACCACGAGGATCGCGACCATCGCGGCGAGCGTCAGCCAGGTCAGGTACGGGAAGCCCCACATCCGCACGGTCAGGCTCTCCGGCGCGGTGCGTTCCAGCTGCTTGCGCACCCGCAGCTGCGTGCAGGCGACCAGGATCCACACGATCAGCAGCACCGAGCCGACCGCGTTGAGCAGGTACTGGAAGACGGTGTCCGGCCAGAGCGCGTTCAGCGCCACGGCGACGAACCCGAAGAGCACCGAAGCCGCGACCGCGAAGACCGGCACGCCGTTTCGGTCCACTTTGGTCAGTGCGCGGGGAGCGTGCCCGCGCCGGGCCAGCGAATAAACCATGCGAGCCGCGCCGTACATGTTGGTGTTCAACGTGGACAGCAAGGCGAACAGCACGACCACGTTCATGATCTGGCCGGTCGCCGGGATCCCGATCCGTTCGAGCACGGCCGCGAACGGGCTCTGTCCTGTTCGGACCTCAGTCCACGGCAGCAGCGAGACGATGACCAGCATGGAACCGATGTAGAACACCGAAATCCGGACGACCGCGTTGCGGACGGCCTTGCCGACGGCGTGCGCGGGATCGTCGGACTCCGCGGCCGCGATGGTCACCACTTCCAGGCCGCCGAAGGTGAAGACCACCGCGAGCAGGCCGGTGCCGACGCCCTGCCATCCGTTGGGCAGCAAGCCGCCGTGGCCGAGCAGATTCGCCGTGCCGGCAAAGGATGTTCCCGGCAGCACGCCGAGAAACGCGAGCACGCCGAGGACCAGGAAGGCGACGACCGCCACGACCTTGATCAGCGCGAGCCAGAACTCCAGCTCGCCGAAACGGGACACCGCCGTGAAGTTGACCGCGGTCAGCACGGCCATGAAGAGCAGGACCAGCGCCCACTGCGGAATGCCGGGCAGCCAGCTGTTGACGATGATCGCGGCCGCGGTGGCCTCGACGGCGAGCACGACGACCAGCGCGG
The nucleotide sequence above comes from Amycolatopsis sp. AA4. Encoded proteins:
- a CDS encoding IS481 family transposase, whose product is MDPEFVAAVAGAAAGEDVNIARFCREHGVSRTVFHKYLNRFRAEGADGFTRRSTAPHRRPTALGTEVAEAVLRARKELADEGLDNGPISIRWRLEAQGAAAVPSQSAVYRILRAHGQIVPQPRKKPRTRRRFEYADPNGCWQIDGMEHHLADGTKVCIIQILDDHSRLDVGAYAATGETTAATWAALQHAFAGHGLPVALLSDNGLAFSGKHRGRMVELERRLAALGITAIAAAPHHPQTCGKNERSHQTLQKWLAARPAAGTLAQLQELLDEYRTIYNHRRHQSLNGDTPRQRYDARPKAVPATGPRRPSGLATRPVSATGVIAFSGCSIVLGRRWAGHTASVYWQGDRVTVMINDTIARQLTLDRSVRYQRLANQKLPTKS
- a CDS encoding RluA family pseudouridine synthase; this translates as MSARMLPVPDGLDGMRVDAGLAKLLGLSRTAVADLAAAGDVLLDGRPAGKSDRLAAGGLLEVTLPEPERPAEIVAEPVDGMKILHDDDDIVVISKPVGVAVHPSPGWTGPTVVGGLAAAGLRISTSGAAERQGVVHRLDAGTTGVMVVAKSEHAYTVLKRAFKERTVDKGYHAVVQGHPDPTRGTIDAPIDRHPRHDYKFAVVAGGRPSVTHYEVVEAFRAASLAHVKLETGRTHQIRVHFSALRHPCAGDLTYGADPVLARKLGLTRQWLHARTLGFAHPADGRWVEFEAEYPDDLASALEILRDGN
- the lspA gene encoding signal peptidase II; the protein is MSTDPSPSESEVEPSAEPPEQEAAGGDAPLPKRRVWAVFAVAALLWAIDLITKNLVVANLEGKEPKPILGGLIYLQVTRNPGAAFSMATGMTWVLALVAIGVVIAIVWISRRLRSVGWAIGLGLVLAGALGNLTDRFFREPGPLRGHVVDFISAFVPNGQGFAIFNIADSAICVGGALIVLLSLLGKDYDGTSTRGKKKDSE
- a CDS encoding aminotransferase class V-fold PLP-dependent enzyme: MTLALDRSTETVSAVPAVAGAALRVPLVTGGDIGYANLDHAASAPCLDAVRTAVDEFLPWYASVHRGAGFASQVSTRLYERTRDVLRRFVDARSGDSVIFTRNTTDAFNLLAKALPRKTSVVVFDSEHHAALLPWRGPNVRRVQLPRTRLAAVSVVDEALAECPQGPRLVVVAGASNVTGELLPVAEIAAVARKHGARVALDAAQLAPHRRISLRELDVDYVALSGHKLYAPFGAGALIGRSDWLRAAEPYLAGGGATKLVTEEAVVWNSGEERHEAGSPNTVGVYALGVACEQLAAHWDAVGAHEAALLERLRKGLESLPGFAELRFFDAPVDRVGTVSFVVDGFEPGWLAAVLSAEYGIGVRDGAFCAHVAARRLIREAGSEGQQAVRVSLGLGSTEEHVDRLVLALRQIVARGARWEYAKVDGRWAPVGDTRELPGFCA
- a CDS encoding potassium/proton antiporter, whose amino-acid sequence is MDELPMVLGVGALVLVVSVVAVRVSIRLGFPSLLLYLGIGVVLGEAGFGIRFDNPALTQSLGLAALVLILTEGGLTTRWSAVKPSLGPGILLSTVAVVISIAVTGAALHWLLGLDWRLALLWGAVLASTDAAAVFSVLRTAGVGKRLVGSLELESGINDAPAYIAVVVLASGEAIDWSLPLLVVYELLTGLALGLAFGWLGAQALRRAALPATGLYPLATVAVCVLAYSSGQLAHASGLLATYVAGLVLGNSKLPHRSDTLSFAEGLGWLAQIGLFVLLGLFASPTRLLETLIPGLVAGAVVLLLARPLSVVLSLLPFRLPWREVTFLSWAGLRGAVPIVLAMIPLSEGVPGAQRLVDAVFVLVIVLTLLQGATLSPLARILGLAKATQAHEIEVDSAPLDELGAELLQVRIQKGSKLHGVYLSELRLPAGATVSLVVRGGTGFTPQKTSRLQVEDQLLVVTTAADRDATERRIRAVDRAGRLARWHGESGA
- a CDS encoding helix-turn-helix transcriptional regulator translates to METVALAEVAAVLADPSRATMCLALLDGRAWTVGELAAAARIAVSTASEHVTRLADAGFVARVKQGRHAYVRLANPRVAELIEHLAQHAELKRPSGLRTSLRVQRLSFARSCYDHLAGTLGVALRDGMVERGLIDVSDGLALTDAGRDVLAGLGVAVPDRPRRPLLRDCLDWTERREHLAGAVPAAVLERAVEAGWLTRDQQRAIRVLPGARGPFAALGVDLATVSAAEAS
- a CDS encoding penicillin-binding transpeptidase domain-containing protein, which translates into the protein MGKLCQGRGRTAWGEGEATVSPAGKKGVLIGGALAVVAIVVAAVVLLNGGGSTAASPGTETVSAAAEPSDPASAARAYLLAFAGKDSDAASKATDAPADASSALQDAWSSLQPKELTAKLGDVGAAQGDKATAAYTITWNLGPSRVWTYSGSLGLVQAQGKWRVHWAPAVLHPKLEAGQRLAIASSDVPAVVDRDGKPLVVSGSGGLKPADDKVFPLLRSALTGHGQASQAFAVERVDATGKSLETLFGNPEGDHKPAATGLSVATQNAAQAAVDGYRGKAVLVAIQPSTGDLLAVAQNANVTNAASAFSGQYAPGSTFKIVTATAALEAGLVTPDSTVPCPLTDRIGTRTLSNEGFDLGTTTVHQAFAKSCNTTFGRLASQLPPDGLAKAATQFGLNADFAIEGLSTEMGRVDPAASPDEQVEDGIGQGKVQVSPMGAAVMAATAASGRAVVPRLWEDGTKVNTGYHPPSGAVLSALRGMMREVVTGGTATGLARSGSVFGKTGTAQFGSGAEAHGWFVGYRGDLAFAVFLEGANDSKPAVSLGAKFLDAL
- a CDS encoding amino acid permease, which gives rise to MTSEAAAAEGLAAGLRQRHLAMLAMGGVIGSGLFVSSGVGIKLAGPGIVLSFVLAGTLAMLVMRMMAEMAAAIPSSGSFSVHAERAFGPWAGFAIGWLYWAALVVVLAVEATAAAIIVNSWLPGIPQWALVLLFMAVLTAVNFTAVSRFGELEFWLALIKVVAVVAFLVLGVLAFLGVLPGTSFAGTANLLGHGGLLPNGWQGVGTGLLAVVFTFGGLEVVTIAAAESDDPAHAVGKAVRNAVVRISVFYIGSMLVIVSLLPWTEVRTGQSPFAAVLERIGIPATGQIMNVVVLFALLSTLNTNMYGAARMVYSLARRGHAPRALTKVDRNGVPVFAVAASVLFGFVAVALNALWPDTVFQYLLNAVGSVLLIVWILVACTQLRVRKQLERTAPESLTVRMWGFPYLTWLTLAAMVAILVVMTGDPDARVQLISSGVLVAVLVVAGICWQRTRREADQSV